One Desulfobacterales bacterium DNA window includes the following coding sequences:
- a CDS encoding efflux RND transporter periplasmic adaptor subunit: protein MKKIILPVLLVILIVAGAVLLKKRSQTIAAAPMATPMSHPVKTVLPENRTVFQTSTFLARLESATSVAISSKLSGRISELLVDESREVGQGDLLVRIDDQEILAAIAALRAKLAAAREQNDYSRTQYERNKAMFKVGGLARERLEAAGVALGVAGATVTDLEQKIRGLENQLDYLNLRAPFAGIVGTVFLHQGDLASPGRPIISLNSLPQKLTFSFMPGPAEIRPGMEVLLQGGKAGKITRLYNDARGGLSVAEVVLDRRLDRPNGSYLTIELVVKSGSGCGVPVRALLHRDRGESIMLLQGDRFAEKAVTVKARDKKFALIDPCPATPVAVAAEAKLGLLPSYGRIKVIREKNNE, encoded by the coding sequence ATGAAAAAAATTATCCTGCCGGTTCTGCTCGTCATCCTGATTGTGGCCGGGGCAGTGCTTCTGAAAAAACGCAGCCAGACCATAGCCGCGGCCCCGATGGCAACCCCGATGTCCCATCCGGTCAAAACAGTGCTGCCGGAGAACAGAACCGTTTTTCAGACAAGTACCTTTCTGGCCAGACTGGAATCTGCAACCAGTGTTGCAATCTCCTCCAAGCTGAGCGGCCGGATCAGTGAACTCCTGGTTGACGAGAGCCGGGAGGTGGGCCAAGGCGACCTGCTGGTGCGCATCGATGACCAGGAGATCCTGGCCGCCATTGCCGCCCTGCGGGCAAAACTTGCCGCGGCCCGGGAACAGAATGATTACAGCAGGACCCAGTATGAGCGTAACAAGGCCATGTTCAAGGTCGGCGGCCTGGCCCGGGAAAGGCTCGAGGCCGCCGGGGTTGCCCTTGGGGTTGCCGGCGCAACGGTAACCGACCTGGAACAGAAGATCAGGGGTCTTGAGAATCAGCTCGATTATCTCAACCTCAGGGCCCCGTTTGCCGGCATCGTGGGCACGGTTTTCCTGCATCAAGGTGATCTTGCCTCGCCCGGCCGCCCCATTATCTCACTCAATTCCCTGCCGCAGAAACTCACTTTCAGCTTCATGCCCGGACCGGCGGAGATCCGGCCGGGCATGGAGGTCCTGCTCCAGGGGGGCAAGGCCGGAAAAATCACCAGGCTGTATAACGATGCCAGGGGAGGGTTGTCGGTTGCCGAGGTTGTCCTTGACCGCCGGCTGGACCGGCCCAACGGCAGTTATCTGACCATCGAACTGGTGGTAAAAAGCGGATCCGGCTGCGGTGTGCCGGTCCGGGCCCTGCTCCACCGGGACCGGGGCGAGAGCATCATGCTCCTCCAGGGCGACCGCTTTGCCGAAAAAGCGGTAACCGTCAAGGCGCGGGACAAGAAGTTCGCCCTGATCGATCCGTGTCCGGCAACACCGGTTGCCGTGGCAGCCGAGGCCAAGCTGGGCCTGCTTCCCTCCTATGGCAGGATCAAGGTTATCCGGGAAAAGAACAATGAATAA